A genomic segment from Rhinatrema bivittatum chromosome 19, aRhiBiv1.1, whole genome shotgun sequence encodes:
- the LOC115080372 gene encoding nuclear receptor subfamily 5 group A member 2-like, translating to MEAGIEPNAFKPEAACVPAPPSSSSLPEKKGLAPNEESSETCPICSDRVSGYHYGLLTCESCKGFFKRTVQKNKRYICLEEQSCSINKAQRRRCPACRFRKCLSVGMKLEAVRANRMRGGRNTFGPLYRKDRELKRQKKTLVYGGHGGDDDGGGGGRRLGLKQAPTGPSSACSFGDRGAPSPCGRRALSPEPGGEPPAEENPRPCARSATLARCVLRRASRQSPPGGELARLRGRGPLPVGEVPPLLLQMLSCEMEEQQLRGRVLSHLQQEQASRGRHDCLNTFSIICKMVDQTLFCLVQWSRGCVFFKELQVEDQMRLLQNCWTELLMLDHIYRQVLNGKEGSILLVTGQQIDLSVISSQAGDTLTGLVTRTHELVSKFQALRVDQQEMVCLKFLVLFSPDVKNLRDLGFVERVQEMVNRSLMDYTSHQQQQHTDKFGQLLLRLTDIRAISMQAEDYLYLKHLSGDLPCNNLLIEMLHGKQS from the exons ATGGAGGCTGGGATTGAACCGAACGCCTTCAAGCCAGAGGCTGCGTGCG TGCCagcaccaccatcatcatcatcgcTGCCAGAGAAGAAGGGGCTTGCCCCCAATGAGGAGTCGTCGGAGACGTGCCCCATCTGCTCGGACAGAGTTTCGGGATATCATTACGGCTTGCTCACCTGCGAGAGCTGCAAG GGCTTCTTCAAGCGGACGGTGCAGAAGAACAAACGCTACATCTGCCTGGAGGAGCAGAGCTGCAGCATCAACAAAGCCCAGCGCCGGCGCTGCCCGGCCTGCCGCTTCCGGAAGTGTCTGAGCGTGGGCATGAAGCTGGAAG ctgTTAGGGCAAACCGAATGCGAGGTGGCCGGAACACGTTCGGACCTCTGTACCGGAAAGACCGGGAGCTGAAGCGGCAGAAAAAAACGCTCGTTTACGGCGGCCACGGCGGTGATGAtgatggcggcggcggcggccgtCGCCTTGGGCTGAAGCAAGCGCCGACGGGACCATCCTCGGCCTGCTCGTTCGGAGATCGAGGCGCCCCGTCTCCCTGCGGCCGCAGAGCCCTCTCCCCGGAGCCCGGGGGCGAGCCGCCGGCGGAGGAGAACCCAAGAC CGTGCGCCCGCTCTGCAACCCTTGCCCGCTGCGTCCTGCGAAGGGCGAGCAGGCAGAGCCCCCCCGGGGGAGAGCTCGCCAGGCTGCGCGGCAGGGGGCCCCTGCCTGTCGGCGAGGTCCCCCCTCTGCTCCTGCAGATGCTGAGCTGCGAGATGGAGGAACAGCAGCTCCGTGGCCGGGTGCTCAGCCACCTGCAGCAGGAGCAGGCCAGCCGGGGGAGGCACGACTGTCTGAACACTTTCAGCATCATCTGCAAAATGGTGGACCAGACCCTCTTCTGTCTGGTGCAGTGGTCTCGAGGTTGCGTCTTCTTCAAGGAATTacag gtggaGGACCAGATGAGGCTCCTGCAGAACTGCTGGACAGAACTCCTGATGCTGGACCACATCTACAGGCAGGTGCTCAATGGGAAGGAAGGCAGCATCTTACTGGTCACAGGTCAACAG attgACCTGTCTGTGATCAGCTCTCAGGCCGGCGACACACTGACCGGCCTGGTGACCCGCACTCATGAGCTGGTGTCCAAGTTCCAGGCCCTGCGGGTAGATCAGCAGGAGATGGTCTGCCTGAAATTCCTTGTGCTCTTCAGCCCAG ATGTGAAGAATCTGAGGGACCTGGGTTTTGTGGAGCGCGTGCAGGAGATGGTGAACCGCAGCCTCATGGACTAcacatcccaccagcagcagcagcacacggACAAGTTTGGCCAACTGCTGCTGCGACTGACAGACATCCGGGCCATCAGCATGCAGGCCGAGGACTACCTGTACCTCAAGCACCTCAGCGGAGACCTGCCCTGCAACAACCTCCTGATCGAGATGCTGCACGGCAAGCAGAGCTGA
- the LOC115080680 gene encoding keratin, type I cytoskeletal 47 kDa-like has product MALLRDRGFSSLSFSGAGDSSFKGSLAAERFARSSCTMSKSSAHMAQSEMAAAAYGGSGFGYREGLGYRDAYGYGGGLGLRGGAVSAGSGFGGAIRSGYVGGVGSGFGGGLGAGVGLGGGGSFLTTGGVGVAGPGPFGVGDVGVDSGLMINEKFTMQCLNDRLANYLEKVKTLEETNKALETRILEYHSGPGTVTQFDWKEQEDIIGPLKDKILALIIENSQLTLEVDNARLAADDFRNKYETELVLRQAVETDINGLRALKQEAVLSHMTLEQELTCLQEEKIDFKKQHEEDMAELRTRMLGTVNVELEAAPAVDLNKILNEMRMDYELVVKKSQQECEAWYQRQVEMHTAETLKSTKEVETTKTEVMELRRENMTLQAEHDSVHTMRSSLEVTVTETESRCQQEVQVIAVLAAQMEAELINLRAEITRQAQEYRSLFNIKEKLEKEIATYRTLLEGVDSKGGKGGQKPKTVEQHIKPITDSDLLAKKTRK; this is encoded by the exons ATGGCTCTCCTGAGGGACAGGGGGTTCTCCAGCCTCTCGTTTTCCGGAGCCGGGGACAGCTCTTTCAAGGGGTCCCTGGCAGCCGAGAGGTTTGCCAGAAGCAGCTGCACGATGTCCAAGTCCTCTGCCCACATGGCGCAGTCCGAGATGGCCGCCGCCGCGTACGGGGGGAGTGGGTTCGGCTACAGGGAGGGCTTGGGCTACAGGGACGCCTATGGCTACGGCGGGGGCTTGGGCCTCAGGGGAGGCGCGGTGTCCGCCGGCTCGGGCTTCGGCGGCGCCATCAGGTCCGGTTACGTAGGCGGGGTCGGCTCCGGTTTCGGAGGCGGCCTGGGAGCCGGTGTCGGGCTGGGCGGCGGAGGCAGCTTCCTGACCACCGGCGGCGTCGGGGTGGCCGGCCCCGGGCCGTTCGGGGTCGGTGATGTCGGCGTCGACTCCGGCCTCATGATCAACGAGAAGTTCACCATGCAGTGCCTGAACGACCGTCTGGCCAACTATCTGGAGAAGGTGAAGACCCTGGAGGAGACCAACAAGGCCCTGGAGACCAGGATCCTGGAATACCACAGCGGGCCTGGCACTGTGACCCAGTTCGACTGGAAGGAGCAAGAGGACATCATTGGACCTCTGAAAGATAAG atCCTGGCCCTAATTATAGAAAATTCCCAACTCACCCTGGAAGTGGATAACGCCCGTCTGGCAGCGGATGACTTCAGAAACAA GTATGAGACGGAGCTGGTCTTGCGCCAGGCGGTGGAGACCGACATCAACGGGCTACGGGCTCTGAAACAGGAGGCGGTGCTGAGCCACATGACTCTGGAGCAGGAGCTGACTTGCCTGCAGGAGGAGAAGATTGATTTCAAGAAGCAGCATGAGGAG gACATGGCAGAACTGAGGACGAGGATGCTGGGCACCGTGAATGTGGAGCTCGAGGCTGCTCCCGCCGTGGACCTGAACAAGATCTTGAATGAAATGCGCATGGACTATGAGCTGGTGGTGAAGAAAAGCCAGCAAGAGTGCGAGGCCTGGTACCAGAGGCAG GTGGAAATGCATACTGCCGAGACCCTAAAGAGCACGAAGGAAGTGGAGACAACCAAGACCGAAGTGATGGAGCTCCGGCGCGAGAATATGACCCTGCAGGCAGAGCACGACTCCGTGCACACCATG AGGTCATCTCTGGAGGTCACGGTCACCGAGACCGAGTCCCGCTGCCAGCAAGAGGTGCAGGTGATCGCAGTGCTGGCCGCCCAGATGGAGGCGGAGCTGATCAACCTGCGCGCCGAGATCACGCGGCAGGCGCAGGAATACCGCAGCTTGTTTAACATCAAGGAGAAGCTGGAGAAGGAGATCGCCACCTACAGGACGCTGCTGGAAGGCGTGGACAGCAAGGG GGGCAAAGGGGGTCAGAAACCGAAAACCGTGGAACAGCACATTAAAC CTATCACGGATTCAGATTTACTG GCTAAAAAGACCAGGAAGTGA